The Chelonoidis abingdonii isolate Lonesome George chromosome 21, CheloAbing_2.0, whole genome shotgun sequence genome contains a region encoding:
- the LOC116835031 gene encoding alpha-2-macroglobulin-like protein 1 isoform X1 has product MKPEAELSVDTVYNLLPRFPQGDYPAAAREHESGDCPYFSEYPTYIGPWRRRHRRPQSVQFSDSDSYRLFKDAALKILTNANTKKPFICPDIPIFRYSSQPNFNLGLPGSPGDSFYRREVLRKNVHGERGGLGNALPAPEPSTEEAPAPRAYFPETWLWDLVPVGEGGSKDVPVSVPDTITEWKAGMFCTAEVGFGLSPTATFTAFKPFFVELALPYSVIRGEAFALKATVFNYLQQCIKVRMTLAESAQFQVQAGEDGAYTSCLCADEGKTFQWEVTASSLGEVNFTVSTEALHTEELCGNELAVVPAQGRVDTVIKPLLVQPGGILEEKAYSSLLCQEASEEISLQLPANVLAGSERAHVTVLGDIMGTALQNIDRLLAMPYGCGEQNMVRFAPNIYIQQYLEKSGQLSPEIREKAKGFLQSGYQRELLYKHKDGSYSAFGERDATGNTWLTAFVLKSFGQARPYIFIDEKHLEDALRWLQRHQLESGCFRSVGKLLNNALQGGVVDELSLSAYITAALLELGQPLTDPMVTRALQCLRESSTSDLYTQALLAYAFGLAGSTELRDALLQRLAEHSVSAGGQLHWQRKVKALPSPYGNQAPSAEVEMTAYVLLAYLSLPNVSAANMATAAQIVRWLSKQQNPYGGFASTQDTVVALQALAKYAALTYSVSGAVSVTVSSQAGDRQQFHVDNANRLVLQRVALQEIPGQYTVLASGKGCVFVQLTLRYNVPPPKSATTFDLRVETEPKECTESARSRFSLVLHARYSGERPATNMAIIEAKLPSGYTPVQSSLRQLEKQPLVKRLEVQNDQVMLYLDQLTKEAASFTFSLEQDFPVKNLRAAPVRLYDYYETGEHTEAEYSAPCGSAPDADTKENSR; this is encoded by the exons GATGCGGCTTTGAAAATTCTCACCAATGCCAACACCAAGAAACCTTTCATCTGCCCTGATATTCCAATCTTCAGATACAGCAGTCAACCCAACTTTAACCTCGGCCTTCCAGGAAGTCCAGGGG ACTCTTTCTATAGACGCGAGGTTTTGAGGAAGAACGTACACGGGGAGCGTGGTGGATTAGGCAACGCCCTGCCGGCTCCAGAGCCCAGCACCGAGGAGGCGCCAGCGCCACGTGCCTACTTCCCAGAGACGTGGCTATGGGACCTGGTCCCTGTGGG CGAGGGGGGCTCCAAGGACGTCCCAGTCTCAGTGCCCGACACCATCACGGAGTGGAAAGCTGGGATGTTCTGCACGGCGGAGGTGGGCTTTGGGCTCTCGCCCACGGCCACCTTCACGGCCTTCAAACCCTTCTTTGTGGAGCTGGCCTTGCCGTACTCTGTGATCCGGGGAGAGGCCTTTGCCCTAAAGGCCACTGTCTTCAACTACCTGCAGCAGTGCATCAAG GTGCGAATGACACTGGCGGAGTCTGCGCAGTTCCAGGTGCAGGCGGGTGAGGACGGTGCCTACACCAGCTGCCTCTGTGCAGACGAAGGGAAAACCTTCCAGTGGGAGGTGACGGCGAGCAGCCTGG GGGAGGTGAACTTCACCGTCAGCACCGAGGCGCTGCACACCGAGGAGCTGTGCGGCAATGAGCTGGCCGTGGTGCCGGCCCAGGGGCGAGTGGACACCGTGATAAAGCCTCTGCTGGTCCAG CCGGGGGGGATCCTGGAGGAGAAGGCGtacagctccctgctctgccaggaaG CGTCCGAAGAAATCTCCTTGCAGCTGCCTGCAAACGTCCTGGCAGGGTCCGAGCGGGCCCATGTGACTGTCCTGG GAGACATAATGGGCACAGCTCTGCAGAACATAGACCGCCTGCTGGCCATGCCCTACGGCTGCGGAGAGCAGAACATGGTCCGGTTCGCTCCCAACATCTACATCCAGCAGTACCTGGAAAAGAGCGGGCAGCTCAGCCCAGAGATCAGAGAAAAGGCCAAGGGATTCCTCCAGAGCG GCTACCAGCGTGAGCTGCTCTATAAACACAAGGACGGCTCTTACAGCGCCTTTGGGGAGAGAGACGCCACGGGCAACACCTG gctgACGGCCTTCGTTCTCAAGTCCTTTGGCCAGGCCAGACCCTACATCTTCATCGACGAGAAGCACCTAGAGGACGCCCTCAGGTGGCTGCAGCGTCACCAGCTGGAGAGCGGCTGCTTCCGCAGTGTGGGGAAGCTGTTGAACAACGCCCTGCAG GGCGGCGTGGTGGACGAGCTCTCTCTCTCGGCTTATATCACGGCGGCGCTGCTGGAACTGGGGCAGCCGCTCACG gaccccatggtgACCAGGGCCCTCCAGTGCCTCCGGGAGTCGAGCACCAGCGACCTCTACACACAGGCGCTGCTGGCCTATGCCTTTGGGCTGGCGGGGAGCACTGAGCTGCGGGACGCCCTCCTGCAGCGCCTGGCTGAGCACAGCGTCAGCGCCG GGGGACAACTCCACTGGCAGAGGAAGGTGaaggccctgcccagcccctatGGGAACCAGGCCCCGTCGGCAGAGGTGGAGATGACAGCTTACGTGCTCCTGGCCTATCTCTCCCTGCCCAACGTGTCTGCTGCCAACATGGCAACCGCCGCCCAGATCGTCCGCTGGCTCAGCAAGCAGCAGAACCCCTATGGGGGATTTGCCTCCACACAG GACACGGTGGTGGCCCTGCAGGCCCTGGCCAAATACGCAGCCCTGACGTACAGCGTGAGCGGGGCTGTGTCGGTGACGGTGAGCTCCCAGGCTGGGGACCGGCAGCAATTCCACGTGGACAACGCCAACCGGCTGGTGCTGCAGCGAGTGGCCCTGCAGGAGATCCCCGGGCAGTACACGGTGCTGGCCAGTGGCAAGGGCTGTGTCTttgtgcag CTGACTCTGCGCTACAACGTGCCGCCCCCAAAGAGCGCCACGACCTTTGACCTGCGGGTGGAGACGGAGCCGAAGGAGTGCACCGAGAGCGCCAGATCCCGCTTCAGCCTCGTGCTGCACGCCCG GTACAGCGGGGAGCGCCCAGCCACCAACATGGCCATCATTGAGGCCAAGCTGCCGTCCGGCTACACCCCCGTCCAGAGCTCCCTCCGGCAG CTGGAGAAGCAGCCTTTGGTGAAGAGGCTGGAGGTGCAGAACGACCAGGTGATGCTCTATCTGGACCAG CTGACAAAGGAGGCGGCGAGTTTCACCTTCTCCCTGGAGCAGGATTTCCCTGTGAAGAATCTCAGAGCAGCCCCAGTGAGACTGTACGATTACTACGAGACGG GTGAACATACAGAGGCTGAGtacagcgccccctgcggctCAG ccCCTGATGCCGATACGAAGGAAAATTCCCGCTGA
- the LOC116835031 gene encoding alpha-2-macroglobulin-like protein 1 isoform X2 — MTDSFYRREVLRKNVHGERGGLGNALPAPEPSTEEAPAPRAYFPETWLWDLVPVGEGGSKDVPVSVPDTITEWKAGMFCTAEVGFGLSPTATFTAFKPFFVELALPYSVIRGEAFALKATVFNYLQQCIKVRMTLAESAQFQVQAGEDGAYTSCLCADEGKTFQWEVTASSLGEVNFTVSTEALHTEELCGNELAVVPAQGRVDTVIKPLLVQPGGILEEKAYSSLLCQEASEEISLQLPANVLAGSERAHVTVLGDIMGTALQNIDRLLAMPYGCGEQNMVRFAPNIYIQQYLEKSGQLSPEIREKAKGFLQSGYQRELLYKHKDGSYSAFGERDATGNTWLTAFVLKSFGQARPYIFIDEKHLEDALRWLQRHQLESGCFRSVGKLLNNALQGGVVDELSLSAYITAALLELGQPLTDPMVTRALQCLRESSTSDLYTQALLAYAFGLAGSTELRDALLQRLAEHSVSAGGQLHWQRKVKALPSPYGNQAPSAEVEMTAYVLLAYLSLPNVSAANMATAAQIVRWLSKQQNPYGGFASTQDTVVALQALAKYAALTYSVSGAVSVTVSSQAGDRQQFHVDNANRLVLQRVALQEIPGQYTVLASGKGCVFVQLTLRYNVPPPKSATTFDLRVETEPKECTESARSRFSLVLHARYSGERPATNMAIIEAKLPSGYTPVQSSLRQLEKQPLVKRLEVQNDQVMLYLDQLTKEAASFTFSLEQDFPVKNLRAAPVRLYDYYETGEHTEAEYSAPCGSAPDADTKENSR, encoded by the exons ATGActg ACTCTTTCTATAGACGCGAGGTTTTGAGGAAGAACGTACACGGGGAGCGTGGTGGATTAGGCAACGCCCTGCCGGCTCCAGAGCCCAGCACCGAGGAGGCGCCAGCGCCACGTGCCTACTTCCCAGAGACGTGGCTATGGGACCTGGTCCCTGTGGG CGAGGGGGGCTCCAAGGACGTCCCAGTCTCAGTGCCCGACACCATCACGGAGTGGAAAGCTGGGATGTTCTGCACGGCGGAGGTGGGCTTTGGGCTCTCGCCCACGGCCACCTTCACGGCCTTCAAACCCTTCTTTGTGGAGCTGGCCTTGCCGTACTCTGTGATCCGGGGAGAGGCCTTTGCCCTAAAGGCCACTGTCTTCAACTACCTGCAGCAGTGCATCAAG GTGCGAATGACACTGGCGGAGTCTGCGCAGTTCCAGGTGCAGGCGGGTGAGGACGGTGCCTACACCAGCTGCCTCTGTGCAGACGAAGGGAAAACCTTCCAGTGGGAGGTGACGGCGAGCAGCCTGG GGGAGGTGAACTTCACCGTCAGCACCGAGGCGCTGCACACCGAGGAGCTGTGCGGCAATGAGCTGGCCGTGGTGCCGGCCCAGGGGCGAGTGGACACCGTGATAAAGCCTCTGCTGGTCCAG CCGGGGGGGATCCTGGAGGAGAAGGCGtacagctccctgctctgccaggaaG CGTCCGAAGAAATCTCCTTGCAGCTGCCTGCAAACGTCCTGGCAGGGTCCGAGCGGGCCCATGTGACTGTCCTGG GAGACATAATGGGCACAGCTCTGCAGAACATAGACCGCCTGCTGGCCATGCCCTACGGCTGCGGAGAGCAGAACATGGTCCGGTTCGCTCCCAACATCTACATCCAGCAGTACCTGGAAAAGAGCGGGCAGCTCAGCCCAGAGATCAGAGAAAAGGCCAAGGGATTCCTCCAGAGCG GCTACCAGCGTGAGCTGCTCTATAAACACAAGGACGGCTCTTACAGCGCCTTTGGGGAGAGAGACGCCACGGGCAACACCTG gctgACGGCCTTCGTTCTCAAGTCCTTTGGCCAGGCCAGACCCTACATCTTCATCGACGAGAAGCACCTAGAGGACGCCCTCAGGTGGCTGCAGCGTCACCAGCTGGAGAGCGGCTGCTTCCGCAGTGTGGGGAAGCTGTTGAACAACGCCCTGCAG GGCGGCGTGGTGGACGAGCTCTCTCTCTCGGCTTATATCACGGCGGCGCTGCTGGAACTGGGGCAGCCGCTCACG gaccccatggtgACCAGGGCCCTCCAGTGCCTCCGGGAGTCGAGCACCAGCGACCTCTACACACAGGCGCTGCTGGCCTATGCCTTTGGGCTGGCGGGGAGCACTGAGCTGCGGGACGCCCTCCTGCAGCGCCTGGCTGAGCACAGCGTCAGCGCCG GGGGACAACTCCACTGGCAGAGGAAGGTGaaggccctgcccagcccctatGGGAACCAGGCCCCGTCGGCAGAGGTGGAGATGACAGCTTACGTGCTCCTGGCCTATCTCTCCCTGCCCAACGTGTCTGCTGCCAACATGGCAACCGCCGCCCAGATCGTCCGCTGGCTCAGCAAGCAGCAGAACCCCTATGGGGGATTTGCCTCCACACAG GACACGGTGGTGGCCCTGCAGGCCCTGGCCAAATACGCAGCCCTGACGTACAGCGTGAGCGGGGCTGTGTCGGTGACGGTGAGCTCCCAGGCTGGGGACCGGCAGCAATTCCACGTGGACAACGCCAACCGGCTGGTGCTGCAGCGAGTGGCCCTGCAGGAGATCCCCGGGCAGTACACGGTGCTGGCCAGTGGCAAGGGCTGTGTCTttgtgcag CTGACTCTGCGCTACAACGTGCCGCCCCCAAAGAGCGCCACGACCTTTGACCTGCGGGTGGAGACGGAGCCGAAGGAGTGCACCGAGAGCGCCAGATCCCGCTTCAGCCTCGTGCTGCACGCCCG GTACAGCGGGGAGCGCCCAGCCACCAACATGGCCATCATTGAGGCCAAGCTGCCGTCCGGCTACACCCCCGTCCAGAGCTCCCTCCGGCAG CTGGAGAAGCAGCCTTTGGTGAAGAGGCTGGAGGTGCAGAACGACCAGGTGATGCTCTATCTGGACCAG CTGACAAAGGAGGCGGCGAGTTTCACCTTCTCCCTGGAGCAGGATTTCCCTGTGAAGAATCTCAGAGCAGCCCCAGTGAGACTGTACGATTACTACGAGACGG GTGAACATACAGAGGCTGAGtacagcgccccctgcggctCAG ccCCTGATGCCGATACGAAGGAAAATTCCCGCTGA